One segment of Cardiocondyla obscurior isolate alpha-2009 linkage group LG15, Cobs3.1, whole genome shotgun sequence DNA contains the following:
- the La gene encoding la protein homolog isoform X1, giving the protein MEKEQKETSVGDDQLNGDTAVEVSHDAPTVEEKPKENTDVKTEQQTEMNGKNTEEEPSEELLGKIKTQIEYYFGNVNMQRDKFLIEQTKLDEGWIPMTVMLNFKLLAALSKNVEVILKALETSDLMEISEDRKKIRRSLKHPLPEYNEVYRKAQEARTVYVKGFPLNDTTIDKLKVFFEPYKPFETIVLRKYLDKDKVLKFKGSIFVQFETIDAAKAFMNVDSIKYGDTELIKKWTVDYNAEKAQEKEERRKKKADKMKKSTTEKETEDDEAERTPAATDNKLPKGSIIYFSGVQNTCTREDIKECLDKFDADIAYIDFQRGNTEGWVRLQGENAAKPLLEKTNEGKIVIQETEITCKVLEGKEEDKYLAKAMEDMVASKNKYIKAKRSGRKEQN; this is encoded by the exons ATGgagaaagaacaaaaagaaacgagtGTTGGCGACGATCAGCTAAACGGCGACACCGCCGTAGAGGTTAGTCACGACGCGCCAACCGTTGAAGAAAAACCGAAAGAAAATACAGATGTAAAAACAGAACAACAAACAGAAATGAACGGAAAGAATACAGAGGAAGAACCGTCAGAAGAACTTTTGGGAAAAATTAAGACGCAGATAGAG tactaCTTTGGCAATGTAAATATGCAGAGAGATAAGTTTCTCATTGAACAAACAAAGCTAGATGAAGGATGGATTCCAATGACTGTTATGTTGAACTTTAAATTACTTGCTGCTCTCAGCAAAAACGTTGAAGTAATTCTGAAGGCTTTGGAAACCAGTGATCTCATGGAAATATCCgaagatagaaagaaaatacgTCGCTCATTAAAGCATCCTTTACCAGAATATAATGAAGTGTATAGGAAGGCTCAGGAAGCTCGAACCGTTTATGTTAAAGGCTTTCCGTTAAATGACACAACTATTGACAAGTTGAAAGTCTTTTTTGAACCATATAAACCATTCGAAACCATTGTG tTGAGAAAGTATCTagataaagataaagtttTGAAGTTTAAAGGATCTATTTTTGTACAGTTTGAGACTATTGATGCTGCTAAAGCATTTATGAATGTAGACTCTATAAAATATGGAGACacagaattaataaagaaatggac tgTAGATTATAATGCAGAAAAAGCACAAGAAAAGGAAGAacgtagaaaaaagaaagcagataaaatgaaaaaatcaACT acagaaaaagaaacggaagaTGATGAAGCAGAACGAACACCTGCAGCAACAGATAATAAATTGCCAAAAggttcaattatttatttttctggtGTACAAAATACATGTACGAGAGAAGACATTAAAGAATGTTTAGATAAATTTGATGCCGATATTGCATATATCGATTTCCAAAGAGGGAACACGGAAGGTTGGGTACGTCTGCAAGGAGAGAATGCTGCTAAACCTTTGTTGGAAAAGACAAACGAAGGCAAG ATAGTAATCCAAGAAACAGAAATTACCTGTAAAGTCCTCGAGGGTAAAGAAGAAGACAAGTACCTCGCTAAAGCGATGGAAGACATGGTAGCTTCGaagaacaaatatataaaagccAAACGGAGCGGTaggaaag AACAAAACTAA
- the La gene encoding la protein homolog isoform X2, with protein sequence MEKEQKETSVGDDQLNGDTAVEVSHDAPTVEEKPKENTDVKTEQQTEMNGKNTEEEPSEELLGKIKTQIEYYFGNVNMQRDKFLIEQTKLDEGWIPMTVMLNFKLLAALSKNVEVILKALETSDLMEISEDRKKIRRSLKHPLPEYNEVYRKAQEARTVYVKGFPLNDTTIDKLKVFFEPYKPFETIVLRKYLDKDKVLKFKGSIFVQFETIDAAKAFMNVDSIKYGDTELIKKWTVDYNAEKAQEKEERRKKKADKMKKSTTEKETEDDEAERTPAATDNKLPKGSIIYFSGVQNTCTREDIKECLDKFDADIAYIDFQRGNTEGWVRLQGENAAKPLLEKTNEGKIVIQETEITCKVLEGKEEDKYLAKAMEDMVASKNKYIKAKRSGRKGRARGAKKRPNSPSHDAVPAKKKVVE encoded by the exons ATGgagaaagaacaaaaagaaacgagtGTTGGCGACGATCAGCTAAACGGCGACACCGCCGTAGAGGTTAGTCACGACGCGCCAACCGTTGAAGAAAAACCGAAAGAAAATACAGATGTAAAAACAGAACAACAAACAGAAATGAACGGAAAGAATACAGAGGAAGAACCGTCAGAAGAACTTTTGGGAAAAATTAAGACGCAGATAGAG tactaCTTTGGCAATGTAAATATGCAGAGAGATAAGTTTCTCATTGAACAAACAAAGCTAGATGAAGGATGGATTCCAATGACTGTTATGTTGAACTTTAAATTACTTGCTGCTCTCAGCAAAAACGTTGAAGTAATTCTGAAGGCTTTGGAAACCAGTGATCTCATGGAAATATCCgaagatagaaagaaaatacgTCGCTCATTAAAGCATCCTTTACCAGAATATAATGAAGTGTATAGGAAGGCTCAGGAAGCTCGAACCGTTTATGTTAAAGGCTTTCCGTTAAATGACACAACTATTGACAAGTTGAAAGTCTTTTTTGAACCATATAAACCATTCGAAACCATTGTG tTGAGAAAGTATCTagataaagataaagtttTGAAGTTTAAAGGATCTATTTTTGTACAGTTTGAGACTATTGATGCTGCTAAAGCATTTATGAATGTAGACTCTATAAAATATGGAGACacagaattaataaagaaatggac tgTAGATTATAATGCAGAAAAAGCACAAGAAAAGGAAGAacgtagaaaaaagaaagcagataaaatgaaaaaatcaACT acagaaaaagaaacggaagaTGATGAAGCAGAACGAACACCTGCAGCAACAGATAATAAATTGCCAAAAggttcaattatttatttttctggtGTACAAAATACATGTACGAGAGAAGACATTAAAGAATGTTTAGATAAATTTGATGCCGATATTGCATATATCGATTTCCAAAGAGGGAACACGGAAGGTTGGGTACGTCTGCAAGGAGAGAATGCTGCTAAACCTTTGTTGGAAAAGACAAACGAAGGCAAG ATAGTAATCCAAGAAACAGAAATTACCTGTAAAGTCCTCGAGGGTAAAGAAGAAGACAAGTACCTCGCTAAAGCGATGGAAGACATGGTAGCTTCGaagaacaaatatataaaagccAAACGGAGCGGTaggaaag GACGTGCGCGGGGTGCAAAGAAAAGACCTAATAGCCCCTCACATGATGCAGTTCCGGCTAAGAAAAAAGTTGTCGAATAg